Proteins from a genomic interval of Paenibacillus sp. RC334:
- a CDS encoding VOC family protein: MNPILNQIGTVFIPVSDIEKARDWYCEILGLPADGEILFGHLYIVPMNGTRIVLDSKIYADNHTFKTPAFHFDTHNIEEAYAFMQSKNVNITTSIEHDQWFNFQDPDGNLLMVCKC; this comes from the coding sequence ATGAATCCCATTTTAAATCAAATTGGTACTGTGTTTATCCCTGTCAGTGACATTGAAAAAGCGCGCGATTGGTACTGCGAGATATTGGGGTTGCCTGCGGATGGAGAGATTTTATTTGGACATTTGTACATTGTTCCGATGAATGGAACACGTATTGTGCTGGACAGCAAGATCTATGCCGACAATCATACGTTTAAAACGCCGGCATTTCATTTTGATACTCATAATATTGAAGAAGCCTATGCATTTATGCAATCTAAAAATGTAAATATAACGACAAGCATAGAGCATGACCAATGGTTTAACTTTCAGGACCCTGACGGAAATCTGTTGATGGTATGCAAGTGTTAA
- a CDS encoding family 43 glycosylhydrolase: protein MKTCESVFIVFLTAMILCGILSPNTASAATSVYTISAFTNSSESNLYIYQSYNATNYGLLKSSAYTPPEDLIRDPSIIKHTDGLYYVVYTTNWSGNTIGIASSPDKVNWNFVRNIPLSLPSGIAHTWAPEWFVDSNGNLNVIVSLSPGNYENFRPYAITAANSNLASTAWSAPVELAGIAPNYIDTFIVKTGSTYHAFTKNETTKYIEYAIAPSLTGPYTFQGTGDWANWGGLGRRSCTGPARQRNMAYLF from the coding sequence TTGAAAACATGCGAGTCAGTATTCATCGTATTTCTTACAGCAATGATTCTGTGCGGCATTCTAAGCCCAAATACAGCGAGTGCAGCAACAAGTGTTTATACCATCTCGGCTTTTACCAATAGCAGCGAGTCCAATCTGTATATCTACCAATCCTATAATGCCACGAATTATGGCCTCCTTAAAAGCTCTGCATACACCCCGCCGGAGGACCTAATCCGCGATCCCAGCATCATAAAGCACACGGATGGCCTGTATTACGTGGTCTACACCACGAATTGGTCCGGCAATACGATCGGCATAGCGTCAAGCCCGGATAAGGTGAACTGGAATTTTGTCCGCAACATCCCATTATCCTTGCCTAGCGGAATCGCCCACACCTGGGCTCCCGAATGGTTCGTGGACAGTAATGGCAACTTGAATGTCATCGTGTCCCTATCGCCGGGCAACTATGAAAACTTCAGACCTTATGCCATTACGGCAGCAAACAGCAATCTTGCTTCTACGGCCTGGTCGGCTCCGGTCGAGCTTGCAGGCATTGCCCCAAATTACATCGACACTTTCATCGTTAAGACCGGATCAACTTATCATGCGTTTACAAAGAACGAAACAACCAAATACATCGAATATGCCATAGCGCCCTCTCTAACTGGCCCTTATACTTTCCAGGGCACCGGAGACTGGGCAAACTGGGGGGGCTTGGGTAGAAGATCCTGCACTGGTCCAGCTAGACAACGGAACATGGCGTATCTATTTTGA
- a CDS encoding AbfB domain-containing protein: MTGLVRHMTVLKETGQPGDVRALESYNMQGNYIRHYNYQARNDKNVSPVEDSKLRIVPGLADASAISFESVNFPGYYLRHKNDLIYLEKNDGSSAFTTDATFRRKDGLANAAWTSYASYNYTDRYLRHYNNLLRLDPIVTTIDKSDATFKEDAK, translated from the coding sequence TTGACCGGATTAGTCCGACACATGACCGTGTTGAAAGAAACCGGGCAGCCGGGTGACGTCCGAGCGCTGGAGTCTTACAATATGCAGGGCAATTATATCCGACATTACAACTATCAGGCACGGAACGATAAGAACGTCAGCCCTGTGGAAGATTCGAAATTAAGAATTGTTCCAGGCCTTGCGGATGCTTCTGCCATCTCATTCGAATCTGTCAATTTCCCAGGATATTATCTACGCCATAAAAACGATCTGATCTACCTAGAAAAAAATGATGGCAGCTCAGCCTTCACAACGGATGCCACGTTTCGACGCAAGGACGGGCTTGCTAATGCGGCCTGGACGTCGTACGCATCATACAATTATACTGACCGCTACTTGAGACATTACAATAACCTGCTTCGCTTGGACCCGATCGTTACGACGATTGACAAATCGGACGCTACTTTCAAGGAGGATGCGAAATAA
- a CDS encoding glycoside hydrolase translates to MNWFKRMIALLMAGSLVLSILGTKTSAAGSYTAVAEPSQQYQTIEGWGTSLAWWGKVVGSYSNRDEYAEKMFSPTNGLGLNVIRYNIGGGENPSSKYLEYRKAVPGYQPSQGVYDWNADANQRYMLQAAKSYGVNVFEAFANSAPYWMTISGSVSGAANGVNNLKPEYYDDFADYLTEVVKHFRDEWGISFDTVTPLNEPVSTWWKLGNDQEGMHFDRAEQNTILGQVQSSLTAKGLSTRLSAPEEYNLEDSTTSFAGYSPAVKSAIAQINTHTYGGNNRTALRNAATSDNKHLWTSEYGDGDASGLTMSRTILKDIRNMGASAWVYWQAVDSAEGWGFFKNILNDTQTTSYTVNQKYYVMGNYSKFIRPGYKIIGMTDANTLAAYDASSGKLVLVITNSEPTDTTVTYDLSRFTSTGASAQVFRTSSSENLKTLANIAVQDKKLTVTAKAGSVTTYVISGMSYMDSIGYDSNAIYKLINRKSGLALDVNGASTTGGASIVQWNDNGGTNQQWKLEATGKGFYKLRNVGSGLLLDVNQSSIQGGPP, encoded by the coding sequence ATGAATTGGTTCAAGCGAATGATTGCCTTGCTGATGGCAGGCAGTCTGGTTCTGAGCATCCTCGGAACGAAAACGTCCGCCGCAGGTTCTTATACAGCCGTGGCTGAACCCTCACAGCAGTATCAGACCATTGAAGGCTGGGGGACTTCGCTTGCGTGGTGGGGGAAGGTGGTTGGCTCATATTCCAATCGGGATGAGTATGCGGAAAAAATGTTCAGCCCAACGAATGGACTCGGCTTGAACGTCATCCGTTATAACATTGGAGGGGGGGAAAACCCGTCATCCAAATACCTGGAGTACCGAAAGGCCGTTCCGGGCTATCAGCCTTCGCAAGGGGTCTATGACTGGAATGCAGATGCCAATCAAAGATACATGCTTCAGGCAGCCAAATCCTACGGGGTCAACGTCTTCGAAGCGTTTGCGAACTCGGCTCCCTATTGGATGACGATCAGCGGCAGTGTATCGGGAGCTGCGAATGGCGTTAACAATCTCAAGCCGGAATATTATGATGATTTTGCCGATTACCTCACAGAGGTCGTCAAGCACTTTCGCGACGAATGGGGTATATCTTTTGACACAGTGACTCCGCTTAATGAGCCGGTCTCGACATGGTGGAAGCTCGGTAACGATCAGGAGGGAATGCACTTTGATCGAGCGGAGCAGAACACTATACTGGGACAAGTGCAATCTTCTCTCACGGCCAAAGGGTTATCTACCAGGCTGAGCGCACCGGAGGAATACAATTTGGAGGATTCAACCACTTCCTTCGCCGGATACAGCCCGGCTGTGAAGTCGGCCATCGCGCAGATCAATACCCATACGTATGGGGGGAACAATCGAACGGCGCTTCGCAATGCGGCCACCTCGGACAACAAACATCTATGGACTTCCGAGTATGGGGACGGGGACGCCAGTGGATTGACGATGTCACGGACGATCCTAAAGGACATACGCAATATGGGCGCAAGTGCCTGGGTTTACTGGCAGGCAGTTGACAGTGCTGAGGGATGGGGATTTTTCAAGAACATACTTAATGACACACAGACGACCAGCTACACTGTGAATCAGAAATATTATGTGATGGGCAATTACAGTAAGTTCATTCGCCCGGGGTACAAAATCATCGGTATGACTGACGCCAATACGCTTGCTGCTTACGATGCATCTTCAGGCAAACTTGTTTTGGTAATCACCAATTCAGAACCTACAGATACGACCGTTACGTATGATCTGAGCCGCTTTACTTCGACAGGTGCGTCTGCCCAGGTGTTCCGGACATCCTCTAGCGAGAATCTCAAGACACTGGCGAACATCGCGGTACAGGACAAAAAGTTAACAGTAACAGCAAAAGCGGGTTCGGTCACGACCTACGTCATATCCGGCATGTCTTACATGGACAGCATCGGATACGATTCCAATGCCATCTATAAGCTGATCAACCGCAAGAGTGGTCTCGCATTGGATGTGAACGGAGCATCGACCACGGGCGGTGCTTCGATTGTTCAGTGGAATGATAACGGAGGAACCAACCAGCAATGGAAGCTGGAAGCGACAGGAAAAGGTTTTTACAAGCTTCGGAACGTCGGCAGTGGCTTGCTGCTGGATGTAAATCAAAGCTCCATTCAAGGGGGGCCTCCCTGA
- a CDS encoding RICIN domain-containing protein, with the protein MEAGSDRKRFLQASERRQWLAAGCKSKLHSRGASLIQWQDNGNNNQQGLPVDVGGYLVLVNRNSGLTMDVNQGAVTAGAAVNQWADNGGSNQQWNLVKIN; encoded by the coding sequence ATGGAAGCTGGAAGCGACAGGAAAAGGTTTTTACAAGCTTCGGAACGTCGGCAGTGGCTTGCTGCTGGATGTAAATCAAAGCTCCATTCAAGGGGGGCCTCCCTGATCCAGTGGCAGGATAATGGAAATAATAACCAGCAGGGGCTGCCGGTAGACGTCGGGGGCTACCTTGTTCTGGTTAACCGCAATAGTGGCCTGACGATGGATGTTAATCAGGGGGCTGTAACCGCAGGTGCGGCAGTCAATCAATGGGCCGATAATGGGGGCTCCAATCAGCAATGGAATCTCGTGAAAATAAATTAG
- a CDS encoding DUF1349 domain-containing protein, which produces MSYNLFQPEIRENLKWMNEPEHWEYTKEDGLIIDAPAKVDFFKDPGGKHVAHSAPFLHLQVDTSFQLTTQLQVDMRHLYDSGCLMLMADENNWAKLCYEFNGDYATIVSVVTKNGSSDDCNSERVVVENPHLRITKIGSIISFYYSPDGEDWKLVRYFGMEIADQFIAGALAQSPMGSGCRVNFKYLNLTIPNEDSRF; this is translated from the coding sequence ATGAGTTATAATTTGTTTCAGCCTGAGATAAGAGAAAATTTGAAGTGGATGAATGAACCCGAGCACTGGGAATACACCAAAGAAGATGGATTGATCATTGATGCACCGGCTAAAGTTGATTTTTTCAAGGATCCTGGAGGAAAGCATGTAGCCCATTCGGCTCCTTTCCTACATCTCCAGGTTGATACGTCATTTCAGCTTACGACACAGCTTCAGGTAGACATGCGTCATCTTTATGATTCAGGGTGCTTAATGTTGATGGCGGACGAGAACAATTGGGCTAAACTATGTTATGAATTTAACGGTGATTATGCTACGATTGTGTCTGTTGTAACAAAGAATGGCTCCTCCGATGATTGTAATTCTGAGCGCGTTGTGGTTGAAAACCCACATTTAAGAATCACGAAAATTGGGAGCATTATTTCATTTTACTATTCGCCCGATGGTGAGGATTGGAAGTTAGTCCGCTACTTTGGAATGGAAATTGCTGATCAGTTTATAGCAGGTGCACTGGCCCAGTCACCAATGGGATCAGGTTGCCGGGTCAATTTTAAATATTTAAACTTAACGATTCCCAATGAGGATAGCAGGTTTTAG
- a CDS encoding Cof-type HAD-IIB family hydrolase, with the protein MDRDTQKIVFIDIDGTLVGDDGMVPESAQKACKIARENGHLLYLCTGRSKAEIYDAIWNIGFDGLIGAGGGYVESGDEILYHKKVTPEDVRQMVDFFNTHGIDFYLESNSALYASQKLRPHLERRIYGDVENDPAAREKMERSPHPFIAGLTYGETDLYKDDVNKVCFLESDVPFERIKEEFQGKFEVIQCTVPIFGKDSGEMMIPGIHKAIAIADLLNHLGLPQEQTIAIGDGMNDAEMLEYCALGIAMGNAKPGLMEIADDITDNVEEDGLYKSFVKYGLIFE; encoded by the coding sequence ATGGATAGAGATACTCAAAAAATTGTATTTATCGACATTGATGGAACACTTGTCGGTGATGACGGTATGGTGCCTGAATCGGCACAAAAAGCCTGCAAAATAGCACGCGAGAATGGTCATCTGCTTTATCTGTGTACAGGTCGTTCGAAAGCTGAAATCTACGACGCTATTTGGAATATCGGATTTGATGGTCTCATTGGAGCAGGAGGGGGATATGTAGAATCCGGAGATGAGATTCTTTATCATAAAAAAGTCACGCCTGAGGATGTTCGGCAAATGGTGGATTTCTTTAATACACATGGAATTGATTTTTATCTGGAGTCCAATTCGGCGCTCTATGCTAGCCAGAAATTAAGACCTCATCTGGAGAGGCGGATCTATGGAGATGTTGAGAACGACCCTGCAGCCAGAGAAAAAATGGAGCGTTCCCCCCACCCATTTATCGCGGGTTTGACATATGGAGAGACTGATTTGTATAAAGACGATGTCAATAAGGTTTGCTTTCTGGAAAGTGATGTACCCTTTGAACGCATCAAGGAGGAATTCCAGGGGAAATTTGAGGTCATCCAGTGCACCGTTCCGATCTTTGGTAAGGACAGTGGGGAAATGATGATTCCTGGTATTCACAAGGCAATCGCCATTGCTGATTTGCTGAATCATTTGGGCCTGCCCCAGGAACAGACGATTGCCATTGGAGATGGAATGAACGATGCCGAGATGCTCGAATATTGCGCCCTAGGCATTGCTATGGGTAATGCAAAGCCGGGTTTGATGGAAATTGCAGATGATATTACTGACAACGTTGAGGAAGATGGATTGTATAAAAGCTTTGTAAAATACGGTTTGATATTTGAATAA
- a CDS encoding cation diffusion facilitator family transporter, whose protein sequence is MSKKSHTHDRNTAYEHDCNQHHQHNHSKGSEHSHAHGHGHSHSHGHSHGHGANKNALKLSFFLIAGYMIIEFIGGVLTNSLALLSDAGHMLSDAGALGLSYLAMTWGQRQASMSKTFGYKRFEVLAAFINGLALALISIYIFWEAFKRLSDPPGIMTSGMLIIAVLGLLVNIAAAFILTRGDTSENLNIRSAFLHVIGDLLGSVGAIVAALLIMFFGWNLADPIASILVAVLVIISAYRVTRDSIHILMEGTPLNMNTDQIKQSLLDLEYVVEVHDLHVWALSSDVPLLSCHIIIQDPKYSIVVLERAQRLLKERYEIKHITIQIDRPGIPCHIEHH, encoded by the coding sequence ATGAGTAAGAAAAGTCACACACACGACCGTAATACGGCATACGAACATGACTGCAACCAACATCATCAACATAATCATTCTAAAGGCAGTGAGCATTCACATGCTCACGGGCATGGGCATTCCCATAGCCACGGGCATTCTCATGGACATGGAGCGAACAAAAATGCTCTAAAGTTATCATTCTTTTTAATTGCTGGTTATATGATCATTGAATTTATTGGTGGAGTGCTGACGAACAGCCTGGCACTATTATCTGATGCGGGGCATATGTTGAGTGATGCGGGTGCATTGGGGTTAAGTTATCTCGCGATGACCTGGGGACAACGGCAAGCGAGCATGTCAAAGACGTTTGGATACAAACGATTTGAAGTACTGGCCGCTTTTATTAATGGCTTAGCACTTGCCCTGATATCGATTTATATTTTCTGGGAAGCTTTCAAACGGCTTTCTGACCCGCCTGGAATCATGACTTCAGGAATGCTGATCATCGCAGTGCTTGGCTTGCTCGTCAATATAGCTGCTGCTTTTATCCTTACGAGGGGAGATACATCTGAAAATCTCAATATTCGCAGTGCCTTTCTACATGTAATAGGGGATTTGTTAGGTTCTGTAGGTGCGATTGTGGCGGCATTGCTGATTATGTTCTTCGGCTGGAATTTGGCTGATCCGATCGCCAGTATTTTGGTGGCGGTTCTGGTGATTATCAGTGCTTATCGGGTAACTCGGGATTCTATTCATATTCTGATGGAAGGTACGCCGCTAAATATGAACACAGATCAAATTAAGCAATCCCTGCTTGATCTTGAGTATGTTGTAGAAGTGCACGACCTTCATGTATGGGCGTTATCATCAGATGTTCCGTTGCTGAGTTGCCATATCATCATTCAAGATCCAAAGTACAGTATTGTTGTGCTGGAGCGGGCACAGAGGTTGTTGAAAGAACGATACGAGATCAAGCATATTACAATACAGATTGATAGACCGGGAATCCCGTGTCATATTGAACATCATTAG
- a CDS encoding alpha-amylase family glycosyl hydrolase — translation MTRNKCLRRLSTAMLTVPMLTMFASGAMAEQEMNGHKPPVSTGSGVFYEIYINSFYDSNGDGHGDLKGITQKLDYLNDGNPRSGKDLQISGLWLMPLNPSPSYHKYDVTDYYQVDPQYGNLNDFRTLMKEADRKGIKVIMDLVINHSSSEHPWFKEGSVNPQSKYHDYYVWADKNTDLDEKGSWGQQVWHKNPNGEGYFYGTFWSGMPDLNFDNLEVRKEMIKVGKYWLQQGADGFRLDAAMHIFKGQTKEGADKNIAWWNEFRSEMEKVNPNVYLAGEVWDKPETIAPYYGPLHSLFNFDLGGTILNSIKNGQDQGIATFAEKTLKLYKSYNKAALDAPFLSNHDQTRVMSELGGDVRKAKLAASILLTLPGQPFLYYGEEIGMKGEKPDEYLREPMRWYKGDGPGQTTWEEPKYNTGEVSVEAQLRDDDSLLESYRSLIRLREEHEALRSDSLEPIQAGSASVTAFKRTSGKETLYVYHNLSGEPVTLQIKDWDKGKWKVVFSTSKDMKVKKGTVVIPAYGSLITKEDRKS, via the coding sequence TTGACACGTAACAAATGCTTAAGAAGATTGTCCACCGCCATGTTAACGGTGCCTATGCTCACGATGTTCGCTTCAGGTGCAATGGCCGAGCAGGAAATGAACGGACATAAGCCTCCGGTTTCTACTGGAAGCGGCGTGTTTTATGAAATTTATATTAATTCTTTTTATGATTCGAATGGAGATGGACATGGTGATTTGAAAGGAATTACACAAAAGCTTGATTACTTAAACGACGGCAACCCCCGTTCGGGCAAGGATCTGCAGATCAGCGGCCTCTGGCTCATGCCCCTAAATCCGTCTCCAAGCTACCATAAATACGATGTAACCGACTACTATCAGGTCGATCCGCAGTATGGTAATCTGAATGATTTCCGCACCTTGATGAAAGAAGCGGACCGAAAGGGCATCAAGGTGATTATGGACCTTGTTATTAATCATTCGAGCAGTGAGCACCCTTGGTTCAAAGAAGGTAGCGTCAACCCGCAAAGCAAATACCACGACTATTACGTATGGGCAGATAAGAACACAGATCTGGATGAAAAAGGCTCGTGGGGACAACAGGTATGGCATAAGAATCCGAATGGTGAAGGGTATTTCTACGGCACGTTCTGGTCGGGAATGCCGGATTTGAACTTCGACAATCTCGAAGTTCGCAAAGAAATGATCAAGGTTGGCAAGTATTGGCTACAGCAAGGTGCAGACGGGTTCCGGCTTGACGCGGCGATGCACATTTTTAAAGGACAGACGAAGGAGGGTGCCGATAAAAACATCGCCTGGTGGAATGAGTTCCGTTCCGAGATGGAGAAGGTAAATCCAAATGTATATCTAGCGGGGGAGGTATGGGACAAACCGGAGACAATAGCTCCTTACTACGGACCACTTCACTCCCTGTTTAATTTTGACCTGGGCGGAACGATTTTGAACTCTATAAAAAATGGTCAGGATCAGGGTATTGCGACATTCGCCGAGAAAACGCTGAAATTGTATAAATCGTACAATAAGGCGGCACTCGATGCTCCATTCCTGAGTAACCATGACCAGACCCGTGTCATGAGTGAGCTGGGCGGGGATGTGCGAAAAGCCAAGCTGGCCGCTTCGATTCTTTTGACGTTGCCAGGGCAGCCGTTCCTTTATTACGGGGAAGAAATCGGCATGAAGGGAGAGAAGCCCGATGAGTATCTACGGGAGCCTATGCGCTGGTACAAAGGAGATGGCCCCGGTCAAACGACGTGGGAGGAACCCAAATACAACACAGGCGAAGTATCGGTCGAAGCGCAGCTACGCGACGATGATTCCCTGCTGGAAAGCTACCGCTCGCTCATCCGTCTGAGGGAAGAACATGAAGCCCTCCGCAGCGACAGTTTGGAACCGATCCAAGCAGGTTCTGCCAGCGTAACTGCATTTAAACGCACTTCAGGCAAAGAAACATTGTATGTATATCATAACCTGTCCGGAGAGCCGGTTACCCTGCAGATCAAAGATTGGGATAAGGGCAAGTGGAAAGTGGTCTTCTCCACCTCGAAGGATATGAAGGTGAAGAAAGGAACGGTCGTGATTCCAGCCTACGGTTCTCTGATTACCAAAGAAGACAGAAAGAGCTGA
- a CDS encoding aldo/keto reductase, translating into MQKRTLGKSDLNVSSIGLGCMGMSYGYGPALDKQEMISVIRDAVERGVTFFDTAEVYGPYTNEELVGEALLPVRDQIVIATKFGFNIQDGKQAGMNSRPEHIKKVAEESLKRLNTDVIDLYYQHRVDPDVPIEEVAGAVQDLIREGKVKHWGLSEAGVKTIRRAHAVQPLTAVQSEYSLWWRRPEEELLPTLEELGIGFVPFSPLGKGYLTGSFDANTSFSEGDFRNTLPRFTQEALEANQALVDLLKEVAEQKNATPAQIALAWLLSQKPWIVPIPGTRKLSRLKENLGAANIELTSEDLMKIDSVASKIILMGDRYPEELERRTGL; encoded by the coding sequence ATGCAAAAACGAACGCTTGGGAAAAGCGATCTGAACGTATCCTCAATCGGTCTCGGCTGTATGGGAATGAGCTATGGTTATGGACCTGCTCTGGATAAGCAGGAAATGATCTCCGTTATTCGAGATGCCGTTGAACGTGGTGTTACTTTTTTTGATACCGCTGAAGTATACGGACCATATACCAATGAGGAGCTTGTCGGGGAAGCACTACTTCCTGTTCGGGATCAGATAGTCATTGCAACCAAGTTTGGCTTTAACATTCAGGATGGCAAACAGGCAGGGATGAACAGCCGGCCTGAGCATATTAAGAAGGTTGCCGAGGAATCCTTAAAACGTCTCAATACCGACGTGATTGATCTCTACTATCAACATCGTGTTGATCCCGATGTGCCAATCGAGGAAGTAGCAGGAGCAGTGCAGGATCTGATCCGGGAAGGAAAAGTTAAGCATTGGGGTCTATCCGAGGCTGGTGTGAAGACGATCCGCCGGGCACATGCAGTTCAGCCGCTCACTGCAGTGCAGAGCGAATACTCTCTGTGGTGGAGACGTCCTGAAGAAGAGCTTTTGCCAACTCTGGAGGAGTTGGGTATAGGTTTTGTTCCGTTCAGTCCTCTAGGTAAGGGATACTTAACGGGGAGCTTCGATGCCAATACCTCCTTTTCGGAGGGAGATTTTCGCAATACTCTTCCGCGCTTTACGCAGGAGGCGCTTGAGGCCAACCAGGCACTCGTAGATCTGCTAAAAGAAGTAGCGGAGCAGAAAAATGCGACACCTGCCCAAATTGCACTGGCCTGGCTGCTCTCTCAAAAACCGTGGATTGTTCCGATTCCTGGTACACGTAAATTAAGCCGCCTGAAAGAAAACTTGGGAGCGGCTAATATAGAACTTACCTCGGAAGATTTGATGAAAATCGATTCTGTTGCATCAAAAATCATACTGATGGGTGACCGATATCCAGAGGAATTGGAAAGAAGAACAGGCCTCTGA
- a CDS encoding aldo/keto reductase, whose product MNKVILNNGVEMPILGFGVYQIKDANECEQSVYDAIMAGYRHQPFGDVYGSWRAMEELYREGKIKAIGVSNFQMDRLVDLIVHNEVTPAVNQVETHPFCQQIHSAELMQEYNVQIESWGPFAEGRNNMFQNDVLTSLAQKYNKSVAQVILRWLTQREVVVIPKSVHKERIIENFNIFDFELSQEDMEKMAMLDTKQSSFFSHNDPEMVKALGNRRFED is encoded by the coding sequence ATGAACAAAGTAATTCTGAACAATGGTGTTGAAATGCCAATACTTGGTTTTGGTGTTTATCAAATTAAAGATGCGAATGAGTGTGAACAATCTGTTTACGATGCTATTATGGCAGGCTACCGTCACCAACCATTCGGAGATGTATATGGTTCCTGGCGTGCGATGGAGGAATTGTATCGCGAGGGAAAAATCAAAGCCATTGGCGTGAGTAACTTCCAGATGGACCGTCTGGTTGACTTGATTGTCCATAATGAAGTCACGCCTGCAGTAAACCAGGTCGAAACGCATCCTTTCTGTCAGCAAATCCATAGTGCTGAACTTATGCAAGAGTACAATGTTCAGATTGAGTCCTGGGGACCCTTTGCAGAAGGAAGAAACAACATGTTTCAGAATGACGTTTTAACATCACTGGCTCAAAAGTACAACAAATCTGTTGCGCAGGTCATTTTACGCTGGTTGACGCAAAGAGAAGTTGTGGTAATTCCAAAATCGGTTCACAAAGAAAGAATTATTGAAAACTTCAATATCTTTGACTTTGAATTAAGTCAGGAAGATATGGAGAAGATGGCAATGTTAGATACAAAACAAAGCAGCTTCTTCTCGCATAATGATCCAGAAATGGTCAAAGCGCTTGGAAACAGAAGATTTGAGGATTAG
- a CDS encoding AraC family transcriptional regulator yields the protein MSQVISSQQNELARLIQRHCLGEGVQKTAIPSLFFIRYSNTTEPDYGVYKPSFCFITKGSKEIFLAQERFTYNPANYLIASMNLPVVGQVIRASPDDPYLSFKLEFTQNQILEILNDLEIQPMPKGNLKRALFVGQMESDLMDAILRLARLLDNPKHIPFLAPMFIREILYRLLQGQYGVTLGQIALEGSSSYRIREAIEQIIHHYDKSLRVEELAELASMSVSSFHRNFKEVTAMSPLQFQKQLRLQEARRLLLSESADAADVAFRVGYESASQFSREYSRMFGSPPRADIKYLKEKYYRY from the coding sequence ATGTCTCAGGTAATAAGTAGTCAGCAAAATGAACTTGCCAGGCTGATTCAGCGTCACTGCCTTGGGGAGGGAGTTCAGAAGACGGCGATCCCTTCTTTATTTTTTATCCGCTATTCCAACACAACTGAACCAGACTACGGGGTGTACAAGCCGAGCTTCTGTTTTATAACTAAAGGTTCGAAAGAAATATTTCTGGCACAGGAACGTTTTACATATAACCCTGCCAATTACCTGATTGCATCCATGAATCTGCCGGTGGTTGGCCAGGTGATTAGAGCTTCGCCTGATGACCCTTACTTAAGTTTTAAGCTTGAATTTACACAGAACCAGATTTTAGAGATTTTAAACGACTTGGAAATTCAGCCAATGCCTAAGGGAAATTTGAAGCGGGCTTTATTTGTCGGCCAGATGGAGTCGGATCTGATGGATGCAATCCTTAGGTTAGCCCGTCTGCTGGACAATCCGAAGCATATACCGTTTTTAGCTCCTATGTTTATCAGAGAAATACTATATCGGCTCCTACAGGGCCAATATGGGGTTACACTGGGACAGATTGCGTTGGAGGGAAGCAGCTCGTACCGAATCAGGGAGGCTATTGAACAAATTATTCATCATTATGATAAATCTTTGCGGGTCGAGGAGCTTGCCGAATTAGCCAGTATGAGCGTTTCCTCATTTCACCGGAACTTTAAGGAAGTAACCGCTATGAGCCCTCTTCAATTTCAAAAGCAACTGCGTTTGCAAGAGGCACGCCGTCTCCTATTATCTGAGTCAGCAGATGCCGCTGATGTCGCTTTTCGAGTGGGCTATGAAAGCGCGTCTCAATTTAGCCGTGAATATTCTCGAATGTTTGGTTCTCCTCCTAGGGCAGACATCAAATATCTTAAGGAAAAATATTATAGATACTGA